The Sulfolobales archaeon genome contains a region encoding:
- a CDS encoding carboxymuconolactone decarboxylase family protein — translation MSSRYEVGLRIRKEVLGEKYVEEAMKSATEFDRDLQDILNEYVWGIVWAGKAIPRKYKSLINIAMLAALGRINELKIHVKGAIRNGCTLEEIKEALIQAMIYAGAPAGVEGFRAAKEAIEELKREGIQIR, via the coding sequence ATGTCGTCACGGTATGAGGTTGGTCTTAGGATAAGGAAGGAGGTGTTGGGTGAGAAATATGTTGAGGAGGCTATGAAAAGTGCTACGGAGTTTGATAGAGATCTTCAGGATATATTGAATGAATATGTGTGGGGGATAGTATGGGCTGGAAAAGCTATACCGAGAAAGTATAAGAGTCTCATAAATATTGCGATGCTAGCAGCGTTGGGTAGGATTAACGAGCTTAAGATCCATGTTAAGGGGGCTATAAGGAATGGATGTACATTGGAGGAGATTAAAGAGGCCCTTATACAGGCAATGATATATGCCGGAGCACCTGCAGGTGTTGAGGGTTTCAGGGCTGCTAAAGAAGCTATTGAGGAGCTAAAGAGAGAGGGGATCCAGATTCGATAA
- the menA gene encoding 1,4-dihydroxy-2-naphthoate octaprenyltransferase — MSRLTLYLLALRPWSFPMTAVSISVGATYAYSSNHIFDPAIYLITLLGSIALHSFVNITNDYFDTMYGVDRPGAPTTRYRPHPIISGIMTPSQAIMTSIYLFAMALAAGIYLAIIDRWLSIPLGILGVIVALEYTAPPAKLKYRGFGEAAVFLMWGPLMVLGSYYTQTGYLEIEPIIVSIPIGILVASVLLIDSIRDYEYDRSAGIKTLTVMLGKDVALKLFTAMITIAYVATPIIYITGIAGPWILAPLITTPRAINLVRSFHREMPDTAAPQTAQLTMLYGIAMALGLALQGILQ; from the coding sequence ATGTCAAGGCTAACACTATATCTCCTAGCTCTTAGACCCTGGAGCTTCCCGATGACCGCTGTCTCTATAAGCGTTGGGGCTACATATGCCTATAGCTCTAACCACATCTTCGATCCAGCTATATATTTGATCACCCTCTTAGGATCCATAGCTCTCCACTCTTTTGTAAATATAACCAATGATTACTTCGACACAATGTATGGCGTTGATAGGCCTGGAGCACCTACTACTAGGTATAGACCTCACCCAATAATCTCTGGGATCATGACCCCTTCCCAAGCTATAATGACCTCTATATATCTCTTTGCCATGGCATTAGCAGCAGGAATATACCTTGCAATTATAGATAGATGGCTCTCAATACCCCTTGGAATTCTGGGGGTTATAGTGGCTCTAGAATATACCGCACCACCTGCTAAGCTTAAGTATAGAGGGTTTGGAGAGGCTGCTGTATTCCTCATGTGGGGCCCCCTTATGGTTCTCGGATCTTATTACACCCAGACTGGATACTTGGAGATAGAGCCTATCATAGTCTCAATACCAATTGGTATCCTAGTTGCATCTGTCCTTCTAATAGATTCGATTAGGGACTATGAATATGATAGATCAGCCGGTATTAAGACCCTCACAGTTATGCTGGGAAAGGATGTGGCGTTAAAGCTATTCACAGCAATGATTACAATAGCATATGTGGCAACACCGATAATATATATAACAGGTATAGCAGGCCCATGGATTCTAGCACCCCTCATAACAACACCTAGAGCAATAAACCTGGTAAGATCTTTTCATAGAGAGATGCCAGACACGGCTGCGCCACAAACAGCACAGCTAACAATGCTCTACGGCATAGCAATGGCCCTGGGATTAGCATTACAAGGGATCCTGCAATAG
- a CDS encoding type II toxin-antitoxin system VapC family toxin — MIVLDTDILIDFLKGRELAVNIIRGFLESRVRLATTVINIFELSWGAYRIGKLRDVEELCDILEILNLTLREALKAGEEIAYLYSIGHPIDIRDLLIGVIARENGYPILTGNTKHLNKIRGLKVIPYHRGSSS, encoded by the coding sequence ATGATTGTTCTAGACACCGATATCCTGATCGACTTTCTAAAGGGTAGAGAGTTAGCTGTGAATATAATAAGGGGTTTTCTAGAATCTAGAGTCCGCCTAGCAACAACGGTTATAAATATTTTCGAGCTGTCCTGGGGAGCATATAGAATTGGTAAGTTGAGGGATGTTGAAGAGCTGTGCGATATACTAGAGATCCTCAACCTCACATTGAGGGAAGCTTTAAAAGCCGGCGAGGAGATCGCATATCTATATTCAATAGGGCATCCTATAGATATCAGAGATCTACTGATCGGAGTTATAGCACGTGAGAACGGATACCCAATCCTCACAGGCAATACTAAACATCTCAACAAGATACGCGGGCTAAAGGTGATACCATATCACAGAGGTTCTAGCTCATAG
- a CDS encoding minichromosome maintenance protein MCM yields the protein MEAALSERIEDLLGRFLEFIDSVKDSDGSIKYRKRIREAIAGGLRSVAIDYIDLINFDEELARIVIEDPGRSIKILSEALTQSAKTEYVLFTGELIPRFRGLPHSVSIREIRNEHVGKLIQVEGIVVKMTPPRQRVVKAAWQHINPECGEKFYVDVSSETLEKPPYCPKCGMSSGVFKFLENESLYIDHQRISIGEAPENVPSGQMPRQIQVILEGDIVDRVRPGDKVQVIGIVRLAPIGGGQRRAKGVYEIEIYANNIETGVKGVEEIELSEEDIEEIRKLARDPLITRKIVASIAPAIHGHWDVKEAIALLLFGGVPKQRSDGTRIRGDIHVLIIGDPGTAKSQLLQFTSKVAPRGIYTTGKGSTAAGLTAAVVRDKNTGEYYLEAGAMVLGDMGVVCIDEIDKMRDEDRTAIHEALEQQTVSISKAGIHATLNARASVLAAGNPRYGRYIDDRPLIDNINLPVTILSRFDLIFVLKDQPSIEEDRLLAEHITSVHSSFEEIKPPIDPGLLRKYIAYARRYIRPKLSEEARKMISDFFVEMRRASAENKETPIAITARQLEALIRLTEAHARMRLSNIATEEDAAEAIRLMKTMLESVGIDIESGSLDIDTIMTGKPKSRREKMIVLEDIIKELSSTSQLGCASVKEILSKAKEMGIEEETAEKMLSQLLKEGIIYEKTSGCYRKA from the coding sequence GTGGAGGCAGCTCTCAGTGAGAGGATAGAGGATCTCCTGGGAAGATTCCTCGAGTTCATAGATAGCGTAAAGGATAGCGATGGATCTATAAAGTATAGGAAGAGGATCAGAGAAGCGATTGCCGGGGGCCTTAGAAGCGTTGCGATCGACTATATAGACTTGATAAACTTCGACGAGGAGCTCGCGAGGATCGTTATTGAGGATCCGGGGAGATCTATAAAGATCCTCTCCGAGGCATTGACACAGTCAGCAAAGACAGAGTATGTTTTATTCACCGGAGAGCTTATACCGAGGTTCAGAGGCCTTCCCCATAGTGTTTCGATAAGGGAGATAAGGAATGAGCATGTGGGGAAGCTGATCCAGGTGGAGGGTATAGTGGTTAAGATGACACCACCGAGGCAGAGGGTTGTGAAGGCTGCGTGGCAACATATAAACCCAGAGTGTGGTGAGAAATTCTATGTAGATGTAAGCTCTGAAACACTTGAGAAACCCCCATACTGTCCTAAGTGCGGCATGTCCTCAGGGGTCTTCAAATTCTTGGAGAATGAAAGCCTATACATAGATCACCAGAGGATCTCTATTGGAGAGGCTCCTGAGAATGTTCCCTCGGGTCAGATGCCAAGGCAGATCCAGGTGATCCTTGAGGGGGATATAGTTGATAGAGTCCGCCCAGGGGATAAGGTACAGGTGATCGGGATAGTTAGGCTAGCCCCTATAGGGGGTGGGCAGAGAAGGGCTAAGGGGGTATATGAGATCGAGATCTATGCGAACAACATAGAGACAGGGGTTAAGGGTGTTGAGGAGATAGAGCTCTCTGAGGAGGATATCGAGGAGATAAGGAAGCTTGCTAGGGATCCACTGATAACCAGGAAGATCGTTGCCAGCATAGCCCCAGCTATACATGGCCACTGGGATGTTAAGGAAGCGATAGCACTCCTACTCTTCGGAGGTGTTCCAAAGCAGAGGAGCGATGGCACGAGGATAAGGGGGGATATACATGTGCTAATAATAGGCGATCCAGGGACAGCCAAGTCCCAGCTCCTCCAATTCACATCCAAGGTGGCTCCAAGGGGTATATATACTACTGGAAAGGGATCTACAGCTGCTGGGTTAACAGCAGCGGTTGTCAGGGATAAGAATACAGGGGAGTACTATCTAGAAGCAGGTGCAATGGTTCTAGGTGATATGGGGGTTGTATGCATTGATGAGATCGATAAGATGAGGGATGAGGATAGAACAGCTATACATGAGGCTCTAGAGCAACAGACGGTATCGATATCCAAGGCCGGTATACACGCCACCCTCAATGCCAGAGCATCTGTGCTTGCAGCAGGTAACCCAAGGTATGGGAGGTATATAGATGATAGGCCTTTGATAGATAATATAAACCTCCCAGTAACTATACTCTCTAGATTCGATCTCATATTTGTTCTCAAGGACCAACCATCTATAGAGGAGGATAGGCTTCTAGCAGAGCATATCACAAGTGTTCACTCAAGCTTCGAGGAGATAAAACCCCCAATAGATCCTGGGCTTCTGAGGAAATACATAGCCTATGCTAGGAGATATATAAGGCCTAAGCTAAGTGAGGAGGCTAGGAAAATGATCTCTGATTTCTTCGTCGAGATGAGGAGAGCATCGGCGGAGAATAAGGAGACACCGATAGCTATTACAGCTAGACAGCTCGAGGCCCTTATAAGGCTTACAGAGGCCCATGCGAGGATGAGGCTCAGCAACATCGCAACCGAGGAGGATGCTGCAGAGGCTATAAGGCTTATGAAGACAATGCTAGAGAGCGTTGGGATAGACATTGAGAGCGGATCGCTAGATATAGATACAATAATGACTGGAAAGCCCAAGAGTAGGAGGGAGAAGATGATAGTGCTCGAGGACATAATAAAAGAGCTCTCAAGCACAAGCCAGCTTGGATGTGCAAGCGTTAAAGAGATACTGAGCAAGGCAAAGGAGATGGGGATAGAGGAGGAGACGGCTGAGAAGATGCTCAGCCAGCTATTGAAGGAAGGCATAATATATGAGAAAACATCTGGGTGCTATAGAAAAGCATAG
- a CDS encoding antitoxin VapB family protein: protein MFISVYVYLKVGRGVEMGVKTITISIEAYEALLKLKRPGESFSDVILRLAKKRSLLDLAGVWKDVNDEELDKILKEIREAWLKWGTKIE from the coding sequence ATGTTTATAAGTGTGTATGTGTATTTAAAAGTTGGTAGGGGTGTAGAGATGGGTGTGAAAACGATCACTATATCGATCGAAGCTTATGAAGCTCTATTAAAGCTTAAGAGGCCTGGCGAGAGCTTCTCAGACGTGATATTGAGGCTTGCAAAGAAGAGGAGTCTATTAGATCTCGCGGGTGTGTGGAAAGATGTTAATGATGAGGAGTTAGATAAGATATTGAAGGAGATAAGAGAAGCATGGTTAAAATGGGGTACCAAGATAGAATGA
- a CDS encoding sulfocyanin-like copper-binding protein, whose amino-acid sequence MTRYRRAISTTTAVIAIVVIILAVVLIALYIQNISRPSGYQTTSPPSPPAQTTPPSAEGTKLPYDASSKTVFVTLDTVTSQLDFNGTTRGRLVIYIPAGWNLQITYINKDPGGLPHSVGLIKNNTAVPKSTDPSRDGELLAWAPDSSQGKTGYLTGIDPGQSTVLKASSVAEGIYWIACGIPGHATGGMWIVLVSSSKVSEPYYIKT is encoded by the coding sequence TTGACCAGATATAGAAGGGCGATAAGCACAACAACAGCCGTTATAGCCATCGTAGTTATAATCCTAGCAGTAGTTTTGATAGCACTATATATCCAAAACATATCAAGACCAAGTGGATACCAGACAACATCTCCACCATCTCCACCAGCACAGACAACACCACCATCAGCTGAAGGAACCAAGCTACCCTATGACGCATCGAGCAAAACAGTCTTTGTCACACTGGATACAGTGACATCACAGCTAGACTTTAACGGAACAACCAGAGGTAGGCTTGTAATATATATCCCAGCTGGTTGGAATCTACAGATCACATATATAAACAAAGATCCTGGTGGTCTGCCCCACAGCGTAGGGTTGATAAAGAACAACACAGCGGTACCAAAAAGCACAGATCCTTCTAGAGATGGAGAGCTATTAGCATGGGCGCCAGATAGCTCCCAAGGAAAGACAGGATACCTCACAGGAATAGATCCTGGTCAGAGCACAGTATTAAAGGCATCATCAGTAGCAGAAGGAATATACTGGATAGCATGTGGAATCCCAGGACACGCTACCGGAGGAATGTGGATAGTACTTGTATCGTCAAGCAAGGTCTCAGAACCATATTACATAAAAACATAA
- a CDS encoding HEPN domain-containing protein: MRRTLLRHSKKLLEEAAKDLEIGCYNKAASASYFAVRKASETLLRILGEAVPRRDDKLANAIKYKGLTEVSEILKILYQARKEADYGEGVTEEEARASVEMAKKAIEVIERFISLVGRDSVVP; the protein is encoded by the coding sequence GTGAGGAGAACGTTATTAAGGCATTCAAAGAAGCTTCTAGAGGAGGCAGCTAAGGATCTCGAGATCGGATGTTATAACAAGGCCGCATCGGCATCCTACTTCGCAGTTAGGAAAGCCTCAGAAACACTACTCAGGATCCTAGGGGAGGCAGTCCCCAGGAGGGACGATAAGCTGGCCAACGCGATAAAGTACAAGGGCTTAACAGAGGTCTCCGAGATCCTAAAGATCCTCTACCAGGCCAGGAAAGAAGCCGACTACGGCGAGGGAGTAACCGAGGAAGAGGCCAGAGCAAGTGTCGAGATGGCTAAAAAGGCTATAGAAGTTATCGAGAGATTCATAAGCTTAGTTGGCAGAGACTCAGTAGTTCCATAG